The proteins below are encoded in one region of Acidithiobacillus ferrooxidans ATCC 23270:
- a CDS encoding class I SAM-dependent methyltransferase produces the protein MPDANFYRAFEDRHRGTRDLIKSRVRAYLPFITPLLKLYGEGAVLDMGCGRGEWLELMGEEGFTAHGVDLDAAMLAACQELGLSVEQGDALEALKRLPDASQCVVSGFHIAEHVPFAVLQEMVAEALRVLKPAGLLILETPNAENLVVGASSFYLDPTHQRPLPPLLLSFLTEYAGFSRTKILRLQESSELAAHSARVTLLQVLAGVSPDYAVVAQKTASAEELAHFSAPFEQEYGLTLAALAARYETDLRAEILRELKPPRKKAASAAPKK, from the coding sequence GTGCCGGATGCCAACTTTTATCGTGCCTTTGAAGACCGCCACCGGGGCACGCGGGACCTGATCAAATCCCGCGTGCGGGCGTATCTGCCTTTCATTACGCCTTTGCTGAAGCTCTATGGCGAGGGCGCCGTGCTGGACATGGGTTGCGGGCGCGGGGAGTGGCTGGAACTCATGGGCGAAGAGGGATTCACCGCCCATGGCGTCGATCTGGACGCGGCTATGCTGGCAGCTTGTCAGGAGCTCGGGCTCTCCGTGGAGCAGGGCGATGCCCTGGAGGCACTCAAGCGTCTGCCGGATGCCAGCCAGTGCGTGGTCTCCGGTTTCCATATTGCCGAGCATGTGCCCTTCGCGGTGCTGCAGGAAATGGTGGCGGAGGCACTGCGTGTGCTGAAACCGGCGGGGCTGCTGATCCTGGAAACACCCAATGCGGAAAACCTCGTAGTCGGTGCTTCCAGCTTTTATCTCGACCCTACCCATCAGCGCCCTCTCCCGCCTTTGCTGCTGTCCTTTTTAACCGAGTATGCCGGGTTCTCGCGCACCAAAATCCTGCGGTTGCAGGAGTCATCGGAGCTAGCCGCGCACAGTGCGCGCGTGACGTTGCTGCAGGTGCTGGCGGGCGTCAGTCCCGATTACGCCGTCGTTGCCCAGAAAACAGCTTCTGCAGAGGAGCTGGCGCACTTCAGCGCGCCCTTTGAACAGGAATACGGCCTCACGCTGGCAGCCTTGGCGGCGCGCTACGAAACGGATTTACGGGCGGAGATTTTGCGAGAACTGAAGCCTCCGCGCAAAAAGGCGGCAAGCGCCGCCCCCAAAAAATAG
- the gmd gene encoding GDP-mannose 4,6-dehydratase — protein MTKHALITGITGQDGAYLAQWLLEKDYTVYGLIARRGTDTTGRLHELGIADQVRLLDGDLIDLSSMIRAMEKSQATEVYNLGAQSFVATSWDQPILTAEVTGTSVVKMLEAIRIVNPQARFYQASTSEMFGQIQEPLQSERTPFHPRSPYGVAKLYGHWITVNYRESFGLHASSGILFNHESPLRGTEFVTRKITLALARIRQGVQDVLELGNLDSKRDWGYAGDYVRAMWLMLQQEQPDDYVIATGETWTVRTFVEKAAAHAGFDLEWRGEAEKTQGVDRRSGKVIVRVNPAFYRPAEVDILIGDPGKAQQKLGWKREVGFDALVRMMAEADLRRVAG, from the coding sequence ATGACGAAGCACGCCCTCATCACCGGCATCACCGGCCAGGACGGCGCCTATCTGGCGCAATGGTTGCTGGAAAAAGACTATACGGTCTATGGCCTCATCGCCCGCCGCGGCACCGATACCACCGGCCGGTTGCACGAACTGGGCATCGCCGATCAGGTGCGCCTGCTGGACGGCGACCTCATCGATCTGTCCTCCATGATCCGCGCCATGGAAAAGTCCCAGGCGACGGAAGTCTATAACCTGGGCGCCCAGAGCTTTGTGGCCACCTCCTGGGATCAACCGATTCTGACCGCCGAAGTCACCGGCACCTCTGTGGTCAAGATGCTGGAGGCCATCCGCATCGTCAACCCCCAGGCGCGTTTCTATCAGGCATCCACCAGCGAGATGTTCGGGCAGATTCAGGAACCGCTCCAGTCCGAACGCACGCCCTTTCACCCCCGCAGCCCCTATGGCGTCGCCAAGCTCTACGGCCACTGGATCACCGTCAACTACCGCGAGAGCTTCGGCCTGCATGCCTCCAGCGGCATCCTCTTCAACCACGAATCCCCCCTGCGCGGCACCGAGTTCGTCACCCGCAAGATCACCCTGGCGCTGGCGCGCATCCGTCAGGGCGTACAGGACGTGCTGGAGCTGGGCAATCTCGACAGCAAACGCGACTGGGGTTATGCGGGCGACTATGTGCGCGCCATGTGGCTGATGCTGCAGCAGGAGCAGCCCGATGATTATGTCATCGCTACCGGCGAGACCTGGACGGTGCGCACCTTTGTCGAGAAGGCCGCCGCCCATGCGGGATTCGATCTGGAGTGGCGGGGCGAGGCGGAAAAGACCCAGGGCGTCGATCGCCGGAGCGGCAAGGTCATCGTCCGCGTCAACCCGGCCTTCTACCGCCCCGCCGAGGTGGACATCCTCATCGGTGATCCCGGCAAGGCACAGCAGAAGCTGGGCTGGAAGCGCGAAGTCGGCTTCGATGCCCTGGTGCGGATGATGGCCGAAGCCGACCTGCGGCGCGTCGCTGGGTAG
- a CDS encoding peptide ABC transporter substrate-binding protein — protein sequence MNRPSRVLSVFSGVVLFSLGLAGSAIAAVSSMTTVTSVGLSPPMNVNSLLPVVNNDSSANAQIISLMFRPLLWIGTNLKINWPQSIAKSITVSPNRRKFIIHLKVWRWSDGRPVTAEDTLACLTLIRQYGPRYPNAGMGGIPNIIESAVVIDPRTLEITLKRSVNPTWFELNGLSQLFPVPAWRWKHYSIDTLSKLQDNPAMVSVVDGPYNLQRFVPGRSISFIRNPHYSGNPSALEHLHFKMYTSDSSAFWALKTGTIQAGMIPHYLYAARSMVKNLKTCVSNGGYGFNYVTLNLTNPQVAFFRNVKVRQALALAINQTQIIQIAFHGLGVPSFNPVPTNPDTYLSPEMKKLVARPALAYNPSAAKQLLAEAGWQPGLDGVRMRNGQRLQFTMMVPDTSQTLIAVAEMLKADWQAVGIDMRLRVLPFNLELAKLHPHGKWDASMIVWSYDPDYYPSGDGLFNTGGGSNYGDYSNSMMDKLVRDSTEKNSTKFLYQYENYAYAQQPVIFLPYPKYVVKYTQDLTHAQLMEGVYSVDCHPQRLH from the coding sequence ATGAATCGACCTTCCCGCGTTCTGTCCGTTTTTTCTGGCGTTGTGTTGTTCAGTCTCGGTTTGGCTGGCAGCGCAATTGCCGCCGTTTCGTCGATGACTACAGTGACATCTGTGGGCTTGTCTCCACCCATGAATGTCAACTCTTTGCTGCCGGTGGTCAATAATGATTCCAGTGCCAATGCGCAGATAATCAGCTTGATGTTTCGGCCTCTTTTGTGGATTGGCACCAATCTGAAAATCAACTGGCCGCAATCCATTGCCAAAAGTATTACCGTATCGCCGAACCGGCGAAAGTTTATCATTCATCTCAAGGTTTGGCGTTGGTCTGACGGGAGACCGGTTACGGCTGAAGATACTTTGGCTTGTCTTACGCTGATTCGCCAATACGGGCCAAGATACCCCAACGCGGGAATGGGAGGAATACCGAATATTATCGAAAGCGCAGTGGTTATTGATCCTCGGACTCTGGAAATCACACTGAAACGTTCGGTGAACCCAACCTGGTTTGAACTGAATGGATTGTCTCAGTTGTTTCCAGTGCCCGCCTGGCGCTGGAAACACTATTCCATAGATACACTGTCCAAACTTCAGGATAACCCGGCTATGGTTTCCGTGGTGGATGGTCCATACAACCTGCAACGTTTCGTCCCTGGTCGGAGCATCAGCTTTATACGAAACCCTCATTATTCCGGAAATCCATCCGCTTTGGAGCACCTACATTTTAAAATGTACACCTCTGATTCCAGTGCCTTTTGGGCTCTGAAAACAGGCACCATTCAGGCGGGAATGATTCCGCATTACTTGTATGCAGCGCGTAGCATGGTAAAAAACCTCAAAACATGCGTCAGTAACGGTGGTTATGGTTTTAATTATGTGACGTTGAATCTCACCAATCCCCAGGTAGCTTTTTTTCGGAATGTAAAGGTGAGGCAGGCGCTTGCTCTGGCGATCAACCAGACACAGATCATCCAAATTGCATTTCATGGATTAGGCGTCCCCAGTTTTAATCCGGTACCCACTAATCCCGATACGTATCTTTCTCCAGAGATGAAGAAGCTCGTGGCACGCCCAGCCCTCGCCTATAATCCTTCTGCTGCGAAACAGTTACTAGCGGAGGCGGGATGGCAACCAGGTCTGGATGGGGTCCGGATGCGAAATGGGCAGCGTCTTCAGTTTACGATGATGGTTCCAGACACCAGCCAGACGCTGATAGCCGTGGCGGAAATGTTGAAAGCGGACTGGCAGGCTGTTGGTATAGATATGCGCCTGCGCGTCCTGCCATTCAATCTGGAACTAGCTAAATTGCACCCCCATGGGAAATGGGATGCTTCCATGATCGTCTGGTCCTATGATCCGGATTACTATCCTAGCGGTGATGGTTTGTTTAATACTGGTGGTGGTAGTAATTATGGGGATTATAGCAACTCCATGATGGACAAGCTGGTTCGCGATAGCACAGAAAAAAACAGTACAAAATTTTTGTATCAATATGAGAATTATGCGTACGCTCAGCAACCGGTGATTTTTCTACCTTATCCGAAGTACGTTGTGAAATATACTCAAGACTTGACCCACGCACAGTTGATGGAAGGTGTTTATTCTGTAGATTGCCATCCTCAACGCCTACACTGA
- a CDS encoding ABC transporter permease, with the protein MSSSPTDMNVNNSLVARPIPGMFTRLWTDSLRHWVGQYGHPMTWTGLGLFVFLMLFSWLGPILYPASPLAIHANHLLLAPSWQFPFGTDNLGRNMLARMMDGGQATLEVGLLGALIAISLGIIYGMIAAMSPRWLDKVLMRLLDALLALPGIVLMIFFAAIIPLNALSLILVLGCLSWPGLARIVRNEALAYKERDYVLAARQFGASTFYIARTHLLRSMLPILIVNATFMVADLILALSGLSFLGLGIQPPHASWGGLLNDGLQLVIIGPWWLIVFPGVAIFLAIVAMNVLGQGLLARLEGR; encoded by the coding sequence ATGAGTAGTAGTCCGACCGATATGAATGTCAACAACAGCCTGGTGGCGCGACCCATTCCCGGCATGTTTACCCGGCTCTGGACCGATTCCCTACGGCATTGGGTAGGACAATACGGTCATCCCATGACCTGGACCGGACTGGGTTTATTTGTTTTTTTGATGTTATTTTCCTGGCTTGGTCCGATACTGTATCCGGCCAGTCCCCTCGCCATCCATGCCAATCATTTATTACTGGCGCCTTCCTGGCAATTTCCTTTTGGCACGGACAATCTGGGCCGGAACATGCTGGCGCGGATGATGGATGGTGGGCAGGCCACTTTGGAAGTAGGGCTGTTAGGTGCGCTGATAGCCATTTCATTGGGGATTATTTACGGCATGATTGCCGCCATGAGCCCGCGTTGGCTGGACAAGGTGCTGATGCGCTTACTGGATGCGCTGCTCGCCCTGCCAGGTATCGTGTTGATGATTTTTTTCGCGGCCATCATTCCCCTCAATGCCCTGAGCCTGATCCTGGTGCTGGGTTGTCTGTCCTGGCCGGGTTTGGCGCGGATCGTGCGCAATGAGGCGCTGGCCTACAAGGAACGTGACTATGTCCTGGCTGCCCGCCAGTTTGGGGCCAGCACTTTTTATATCGCCCGCACCCATTTGCTGCGGTCCATGCTGCCGATTCTGATCGTCAATGCCACGTTTATGGTGGCGGATCTGATCCTGGCCCTTTCCGGTTTGTCCTTTTTGGGATTGGGGATACAACCGCCCCACGCCTCCTGGGGGGGATTGCTCAATGACGGATTACAACTAGTGATTATCGGCCCCTGGTGGCTGATTGTTTTTCCCGGCGTGGCCATTTTTCTGGCGATTGTCGCGATGAATGTGCTGGGGCAGGGGCTCCTCGCCCGTCTGGAGGGGCGCTAA
- a CDS encoding ABC transporter ATP-binding protein — MSAWLEVKNLDVRFHLGEGGLLRQSQGTIHALSDIHFGLEQGQTVGLIGESGSGKSTLGRAILHLVRPSAGAVYFKGTNLTALPEKQMRPFRQQMQMVFQDPFDSMNARMTVGQIIMEPLLLQGIGTPGERRRKAEALLERMGLHRRAMNRYPGQYSGGQRQRIAIARALTTEPQLLVLDEPTSGLDVSMQARILNLLRDLQKEMGLSYVFISHDLGAVSYLAQNVIVLYLGRVVEIAPTPTLISSPAHPYTASLLDALPPMVRQGELPHLPEPVGEPPSPVNPPSGCAFHTRCPKAEAICSSERPLLSSVGLGHQVACHFPLRDAYLSKGAIHAE; from the coding sequence ATGAGCGCCTGGTTGGAAGTGAAAAATCTGGATGTGCGGTTTCACCTGGGTGAGGGCGGGCTGCTCCGCCAGAGCCAGGGTACCATTCATGCGCTGAGTGATATCCATTTTGGTCTGGAGCAAGGACAGACGGTGGGTTTGATTGGCGAGTCCGGTTCCGGGAAGAGCACACTGGGCCGCGCCATTCTCCATCTGGTACGTCCCAGTGCCGGAGCGGTTTACTTCAAAGGAACCAATCTGACGGCCCTCCCTGAAAAACAGATGCGTCCCTTTCGTCAGCAGATGCAGATGGTTTTTCAGGACCCCTTTGATTCCATGAATGCGCGCATGACGGTCGGGCAGATCATCATGGAGCCTTTGTTACTGCAGGGCATCGGCACACCCGGTGAACGGCGGCGGAAAGCGGAGGCATTGCTGGAGCGAATGGGACTGCACCGGCGGGCCATGAACCGTTACCCGGGACAATACTCAGGGGGACAACGTCAGCGGATTGCCATCGCCCGAGCGCTCACTACGGAGCCACAATTGTTGGTACTGGATGAGCCTACTTCTGGTCTGGATGTTTCCATGCAGGCCCGCATTCTGAATCTGTTGCGGGATCTACAGAAGGAGATGGGCCTCAGTTATGTGTTCATCAGCCATGATCTAGGCGCGGTTTCTTATCTCGCGCAAAATGTCATCGTGCTGTACCTGGGGCGTGTGGTGGAAATCGCCCCCACCCCCACGCTCATCTCCAGCCCCGCGCACCCTTACACCGCGTCGTTGCTGGATGCTCTGCCGCCCATGGTCCGACAGGGGGAGCTGCCACATCTACCGGAGCCGGTCGGTGAGCCGCCCTCACCGGTGAATCCGCCCTCAGGCTGTGCCTTTCACACCCGTTGTCCGAAGGCTGAGGCCATCTGCAGCAGCGAAAGACCATTGCTTAGCTCTGTCGGGTTGGGTCATCAGGTGGCTTGCCATTTTCCCTTGCGGGACGCGTATCTGAGTAAGGGGGCCATTCATGCTGAATAG
- a CDS encoding ABC transporter ATP-binding protein yields the protein MYKTFEKMIDIFRDHDTHEILDHNQRASVWNFYWNYISQVKGSMILLFVAGFVTAIVDLSIPLFIGRITGYVSHAKSDALPVNELHAILIMAFVIIVLRPFIHFFHDLVTNQTIAANFTNLIRWQNHRGLIRQGWGFFQNDFAGRIANRVMQTGPSLRESTVATLTAVWYLLTYGISSIIILAQQSWTLSTPVFLWFLFYGFLMWFFIPRLTQRSNMLSKARSGLTGAIVDSYTNIHTVKLFAKSEDEDQFVRDALISHTSAFWASLRMVTTWMTSLTMLNALLLSATTGVGLWLWHEGTISVGILVTAIPLVWQIANMSGWVANNLSAIFENIGTVQDGMRSVDRPRIMGDMPLAKPFVFESGRIDFADVSFSYHQQDGTVDEIKHIDHVSIAIAPGERVAIVGPSGSGKSTLVSLLLRFFDVNEGRILVDGQDVRGLQQESFRQFIGVVSQDTSLLHRSILDNVRYGRQNATREEVEDALRKARADAFVLDLVDSYGRVGLDAQVGERGVKLSGGQRQRIAIARVFLKNAPILILDEATSALDSVTEQEIQHELDALMAGRTVIAIAHRISTIAHFDRIIVMANGQVTEMGNHQQLLQANGHYAELWARQSKPMNR from the coding sequence ATGTATAAAACATTCGAAAAAATGATTGACATATTTCGGGATCACGATACCCATGAAATTTTAGATCATAATCAAAGAGCTTCTGTCTGGAATTTTTATTGGAATTATATTTCTCAGGTTAAAGGATCAATGATATTGCTGTTTGTTGCAGGTTTTGTCACGGCTATTGTTGATCTTTCTATTCCCTTGTTTATTGGCAGAATCACTGGGTATGTATCTCATGCCAAGTCTGACGCACTGCCAGTAAATGAATTGCACGCCATTTTGATCATGGCTTTTGTGATCATCGTACTGCGTCCATTTATTCATTTTTTTCATGATTTGGTGACCAACCAGACAATTGCTGCAAATTTTACCAACTTGATCCGTTGGCAAAACCATCGTGGTTTGATTCGTCAAGGCTGGGGGTTTTTCCAGAATGACTTTGCTGGACGTATTGCTAATCGAGTTATGCAAACCGGCCCTTCTTTACGGGAGAGCACCGTTGCGACACTGACTGCAGTCTGGTACTTGCTGACATATGGTATCAGCTCCATTATTATTCTTGCACAGCAAAGCTGGACGCTTTCAACCCCGGTATTTTTATGGTTTTTATTTTATGGTTTTTTGATGTGGTTTTTTATTCCGCGTTTGACCCAACGATCCAATATGCTTTCTAAGGCAAGATCTGGTCTGACGGGAGCGATTGTAGATAGCTACACCAACATTCATACTGTAAAATTGTTTGCCAAATCAGAAGATGAAGATCAATTTGTGCGTGATGCGCTTATAAGTCACACTTCTGCATTTTGGGCATCACTGCGCATGGTAACCACCTGGATGACCTCCTTGACCATGCTGAATGCTTTATTGCTCAGTGCAACGACCGGAGTTGGACTCTGGTTATGGCATGAAGGTACCATATCTGTCGGGATATTGGTTACAGCCATTCCACTGGTTTGGCAGATTGCGAATATGTCGGGCTGGGTTGCGAATAATCTTTCCGCTATCTTCGAAAATATCGGTACTGTTCAGGATGGTATGCGTTCTGTAGACCGTCCCCGGATTATGGGCGATATGCCCTTGGCCAAGCCCTTTGTTTTCGAGTCAGGGCGGATTGATTTTGCTGATGTTTCGTTCAGCTATCATCAGCAGGACGGAACAGTAGATGAAATCAAGCATATTGATCACGTATCCATTGCGATTGCCCCTGGTGAGCGAGTAGCTATTGTGGGCCCTTCCGGGTCCGGAAAGTCGACACTGGTCAGCTTGCTCTTACGCTTTTTTGATGTGAATGAGGGGCGTATTCTGGTTGATGGTCAGGACGTCAGAGGCCTCCAACAAGAAAGCTTTCGCCAGTTCATTGGTGTTGTTTCTCAGGATACTTCTCTACTCCACCGATCTATTCTTGACAATGTGCGTTATGGTCGACAAAACGCCACTCGGGAAGAAGTCGAAGATGCTTTACGCAAGGCACGCGCAGATGCTTTTGTTCTGGATCTGGTGGACTCCTACGGGCGGGTTGGTCTCGATGCGCAGGTGGGCGAACGTGGCGTCAAACTTTCGGGTGGGCAGCGTCAACGTATCGCCATTGCCCGAGTGTTCCTCAAAAATGCCCCCATATTGATTCTAGATGAAGCGACTTCCGCTCTGGATTCTGTTACCGAACAGGAAATTCAGCATGAGTTGGATGCTCTCATGGCCGGGCGTACGGTAATTGCCATAGCGCATCGTATTTCCACAATTGCTCATTTTGATCGCATTATTGTGATGGCAAATGGACAGGTTACTGAAATGGGTAATCACCAGCAATTATTGCAGGCTAACGGACATTATGCAGAGTTATGGGCTAGGCAAAGTAAGCCCATGAATCGTTAA
- a CDS encoding type II toxin-antitoxin system Phd/YefM family antitoxin yields the protein MESFASIALAEAKAHLSHVLDRVEAGEELVITRRGKPVARVVPVRHPIIPLPSLADFRAQLPKMRHSSTEMIRATRDEGY from the coding sequence ATGGAATCCTTTGCATCTATCGCACTGGCCGAAGCCAAAGCACACTTGAGCCACGTCCTGGATCGGGTGGAGGCGGGTGAGGAGTTGGTGATCACTCGGCGCGGCAAACCGGTGGCCCGAGTTGTTCCTGTGCGGCATCCAATCATTCCCTTGCCATCCCTGGCTGATTTTCGAGCTCAATTGCCTAAAATGCGGCACTCCAGTACCGAAATGATTCGTGCAACCCGTGATGAAGGTTATTGA
- a CDS encoding class I SAM-dependent methyltransferase has protein sequence MRVPDDTDKNWEQFGRQDPYYGVITHDQYRQENLSAERRHEFFASGVAHMEAVLSTVRQHLDAEFTVKRALYFGCGVGRLLIPLARIAEEVTGVDVSDAMLEEARKNCAAQSVRNVLLVKSDDALSLLDGTYDFIHSFIVFQHIPVQRGERLFAQLLTRLAPGGIGVIHFKYGQDFEYRKLHTWLDRHVPGGGNLLNLSKGRKFSAPRMQMYTYDLNVLCALLQKAGITNFFTTFENHGGNWGVMLYFQRGS, from the coding sequence ATGCGCGTGCCGGACGATACCGATAAAAACTGGGAGCAATTCGGCAGGCAGGACCCCTATTACGGAGTGATTACCCATGACCAGTATCGTCAGGAAAATCTCTCCGCCGAGCGTCGGCACGAGTTCTTTGCATCGGGCGTTGCCCATATGGAGGCGGTGCTCTCCACTGTGCGGCAGCACCTGGATGCGGAGTTTACGGTAAAACGGGCTCTGTATTTCGGCTGTGGGGTGGGCAGGCTGCTCATTCCACTGGCCCGTATCGCTGAAGAGGTGACGGGTGTGGACGTTTCCGACGCAATGCTGGAAGAGGCCCGCAAGAACTGTGCGGCGCAGTCCGTCCGGAATGTGCTACTGGTCAAATCCGACGATGCGCTGTCGCTATTGGATGGCACCTACGACTTCATCCATTCGTTTATCGTGTTTCAGCATATTCCGGTGCAGCGGGGCGAACGCCTTTTTGCACAGTTGCTGACGCGGCTGGCTCCCGGCGGCATCGGGGTGATCCACTTCAAGTATGGCCAGGATTTTGAATACCGGAAGTTGCATACCTGGTTGGACCGGCATGTGCCCGGCGGTGGCAACCTGCTCAATCTCAGTAAGGGCCGCAAGTTCTCGGCGCCTCGCATGCAGATGTATACTTATGATCTCAATGTGCTCTGCGCCTTGCTCCAGAAAGCAGGCATCACCAATTTTTTCACGACCTTTGAGAACCATGGTGGTAACTGGGGAGTGATGCTGTATTTTCAGCGGGGATCATAG
- a CDS encoding type II toxin-antitoxin system VapC family toxin produces the protein MVYLDTSFIAPLFISEDISDAIENYLRHIDGTLVTSDWTRVEFASLLARRVRMKELNVAQADAIREVFDATLLSSFEIWVISSADCAVAIQLLRDPATDLRAGDALHLGVIHNHHRPHLLSLDQGMVKAARTLSFQASTAISAHSGDRGQ, from the coding sequence ATGGTCTATCTGGACACCAGTTTCATTGCTCCGTTATTTATTTCGGAAGACATCAGTGACGCCATCGAGAATTATCTGCGACACATCGATGGCACTTTGGTTACGTCGGACTGGACGCGTGTGGAGTTTGCCAGCCTTTTGGCGCGCCGGGTACGGATGAAAGAGTTGAATGTTGCCCAGGCCGATGCCATCCGCGAGGTCTTTGATGCCACCCTGTTGAGTTCTTTTGAAATATGGGTGATAAGTTCCGCTGATTGCGCCGTCGCGATTCAACTACTCCGCGACCCGGCTACAGATTTGCGGGCAGGGGACGCGCTGCATTTGGGTGTTATCCATAATCATCATCGCCCCCACCTGCTGTCGTTGGATCAGGGTATGGTGAAGGCAGCGCGCACATTGAGTTTTCAAGCAAGCACCGCTATTAGTGCGCATTCCGGCGATCGTGGGCAGTGA
- a CDS encoding GNAT family N-acetyltransferase, which translates to MAENIEVYLADFMRDRKCIEELRMRVFVREQGVPENLEMDEREVYCQHFLACCDGVAIGTARLDLELKGKMGRLAVIKPYRRRGVGRQLVERIHQSARESGLSEIWCHAQLSAQNFYSVLGYEAEGNIFEEAGIEHVTMRYTLVK; encoded by the coding sequence TTGGCAGAAAATATTGAAGTTTACCTTGCCGATTTTATGCGCGATAGAAAGTGTATTGAGGAGTTACGTATGCGCGTATTTGTTCGGGAGCAAGGTGTACCAGAAAACCTGGAGATGGATGAGAGGGAAGTGTATTGTCAGCATTTTCTTGCGTGTTGTGATGGTGTTGCGATTGGAACGGCTCGTCTAGATCTCGAGCTAAAGGGTAAAATGGGCCGCTTGGCGGTGATCAAACCCTATCGGCGGCGTGGGGTGGGCCGTCAATTGGTAGAGCGAATTCACCAGAGTGCCAGAGAGTCGGGTTTGTCAGAAATCTGGTGTCACGCTCAACTTTCTGCCCAGAACTTTTATAGTGTGTTGGGTTATGAGGCAGAAGGAAACATTTTTGAAGAAGCCGGGATTGAACATGTCACCATGCGATACACTCTGGTGAAGTGA
- a CDS encoding ABC transporter ATP-binding protein yields MTEKALHRSHIPLRESDMRSDLVQNFQDARPSSAGAGLRVRDLTVTFGRGRKTFNVIEDLNFEVAAGETLGLVGESGSGKSMTAAALMGLLPWGGKVSKGSVQLGETDITRLTNAALRTARGREIGMIFQNPLSSLNPSLTIVQQIAEPYRLYFGASPTAAREHALSLLQEVGVPDASQRLDDYPHQFSGGMRQRVMIAMALACKPRLLIADEPTTALDVINQAQILRLIQRLQKEQGMAVIFITHDLSLVAEYAQKVMVLYAGKTVEQGPAEAFFTAPRHPYSQALLHAIPRLVNSEERLTDIDGLPPRPQEFPVGCRFAERCPAMTPECLTAYPPRSGDDHHFYCIHPVGGAA; encoded by the coding sequence ATGACGGAAAAAGCCCTTCATCGTTCGCATATTCCCCTGCGCGAAAGCGATATGCGCAGTGATCTTGTGCAAAATTTTCAGGACGCGCGCCCATCTTCGGCAGGTGCCGGATTGCGGGTCCGTGATCTCACCGTGACTTTCGGGCGCGGGCGCAAGACCTTCAACGTCATCGAAGACTTAAATTTTGAGGTGGCCGCTGGCGAGACATTGGGGTTGGTGGGTGAATCGGGGTCCGGCAAATCCATGACCGCTGCGGCCCTCATGGGTCTGCTGCCTTGGGGTGGAAAAGTCAGCAAGGGTTCTGTGCAACTCGGCGAAACAGACATTACGCGTTTAACCAATGCCGCCCTGCGAACCGCGCGTGGCCGGGAAATCGGGATGATTTTCCAGAATCCTTTATCGTCCCTCAATCCCAGTCTGACCATTGTCCAGCAAATTGCCGAACCTTACCGGCTGTATTTTGGTGCATCTCCAACAGCGGCGCGTGAACATGCCCTGTCTTTGCTGCAGGAAGTGGGGGTTCCGGATGCGTCCCAACGTCTGGATGATTATCCCCATCAATTCTCCGGAGGGATGCGGCAACGGGTGATGATCGCCATGGCGCTGGCCTGCAAACCCCGACTGCTCATTGCCGATGAGCCGACGACCGCCCTGGACGTCATCAATCAGGCTCAGATTCTGCGCCTGATTCAGCGCCTGCAAAAAGAACAGGGAATGGCCGTGATTTTCATTACCCATGATCTGTCCCTGGTTGCCGAGTATGCCCAGAAGGTCATGGTGCTTTATGCGGGAAAGACGGTGGAGCAGGGGCCTGCAGAGGCTTTTTTTACTGCTCCCCGGCATCCCTACAGCCAGGCATTACTCCACGCCATTCCCCGCCTGGTCAACAGCGAAGAACGACTGACCGATATTGACGGGCTTCCGCCGCGTCCTCAGGAGTTTCCGGTGGGTTGCCGCTTTGCCGAACGTTGTCCGGCGATGACTCCGGAATGTCTGACGGCCTATCCACCACGTAGCGGTGACGACCATCATTTTTACTGTATTCATCCGGTCGGGGGTGCCGCATGA